One segment of Anopheles stephensi strain Indian chromosome 3, UCI_ANSTEP_V1.0, whole genome shotgun sequence DNA contains the following:
- the LOC118512592 gene encoding uncharacterized protein LOC118512592 codes for MNRQSDGGAKVLVNAYAGTKAEAGRVKLKKSSVQSKNVPDSRGSAPAGSNGAGISSSSATTTTSSTGGGFQSFFRWFRRDESRVLARSASGSAVTPELHDRNARRQQLGSQSAAAPSIGRTSSLSEESSAPGGSGTIASRRTIDSTGSKNSNGTTTGDSVSQSASNGTHSSSPSPGPVIDCNNLSKSSSCDSILSTATNGFAFVPPNCYEAVIAKGNPDIRRTIQPGPYTDSYKRRCSERDRARELDRKYELTLRKKYRLFASLRESPVRDQRDATLTRDNQRTVYADLSLPAASGTKTSASSAVESGADRQESGAADRRHRRTVSDSSKDRRAGAYVHVKGKRRAPPPPPLSLDRSDTGSSSTSTLTRSCTPNYRTLSPGSTLSSRKKRPAPAPPVSPTTPTLNEASSSTSLLEDREIKAIIEGRPLSLLTKEAAADPEPTLIMPLPLIRPLSPLPNIAEERAPPGGLTEEQKQQLIDNIRKVQSQVAAAAPKAPDTPPTPTNADDPCDVMKMEEQFNRANGTRSPIHDYLYAEAMASAKSSGGQPAQQQLQPPTSPISPRPWYKRPISGIRQQESSLPFKRDIILKTIDKRKAGNGKHGKDGGDDLPEVGYCRNSMLHQEQGSGTHSNSTGSPSSSLSSGVGKFNLFAKITEKSDDTKRRERDAEKRHSAIGIPSISELDREAAEIVHNEYRCNGADKTQSSEGQQTGDKQKSTKELISKFEATSVPVAGKVTVSSSFVARRDYFGLDTTPTVPPVSATNTSTNQSVAGVTASTSEKPIPSQPTTNGPESQTQCSSSNGLAKTGSDKNLLGLWTCPYCTLENPNWRIICEACERIKPYDSKLSILEEPPLRPNHPLKRPIPDAKKLLQPAQTPPPAVQNGDDVDRKTERVLKYFMPKPLAAPATNGTLLVGGNGDDRASLVQRKPSYGQSKPLASPKMGVKSLMNRTTHQDGHQGALYRNFNAIPESYHNGAGDGGSSNKFDDQKLKESNCVSNGPMTTAPLASPEPTTEKEDTVYGVLGKPYAPKDRVNIEEIRNARIARFGAIVEQELAEPAPVVKETISTKTKEQQDQEALEKEKERLREMIRAMNAKALAEKYPVVQKPPPSNGGNSSSLKRDSPLVQRKNGLTSGIPISTKSLSPVPPRKMGSPLLARKSPAPFIPPEDSVRRESTPVDIGPVASPNTGAIRKTSFPRRDVGDAKLPSASESKIINQDSLRGTIPETVLEINHQPPTTGSTLVLTNDVQGMHYEPMDEQQFVRAAGSGQRPNPDTSSIPRPSGVPLSPRLQDRHRKTLLEKQQQHDEKLKQLSVQLRSQQGVDRFRNTLLYAPNNISRTGTLALNKLLRNLEQAIGEGAHDRAAELAMDLAKMKVSLSVTRQSPTRPSSTTSGSLTDISLNVYIDDKVSHKGPIRMTLAGFATLAQLKAKLCTEYQIPVAVQRWRCDDQPLEDDARTLYDYGIQTSDRTLSVFIVQPPVPAREHKPPLLKQQNFSSAEIKLLAVSSESDGEHSDTQNDDTVLGATALPTPSPRGSITKPNSEATVKETPTNSETAGWACPVCTLINPLDRPGCAACSEARPTRYKSHSPVEQITVTPEDLTRYLDQQPPLAPGRKTKEPTVHVQLRNPPLETRNDLNRISSNRKSSDIFNILHEEHKTIAAGKHPATMLTPPQQPTPAPVPKPRTSDLLRPDHIQVPEQNRIVMTALATHRSPNITRSQYRGVDNFNPNSSGMVKPERPIITTASPIVRAVLLKSSSGDKAPAVRFGRNGLALPDDGTEVTPNHYTELVNLDNADLIANIEPFECPICFGAFQPYEGIVLRDCLHSFCKQCLISTIQYSEDAAIRCPYSDAVYSCESVIQQREIKALVSKELYEAHLAKSIQQAESTIDNTFHCRTPNCRGWCIYEDNVNQFKCPVCRIVNCLTCRVIHDGLDCKQYQDRMNSDCDTNLEARRTKAMLQEMIEKGEALNCPTCQVIVMKKWGCDWLKCSMCKTEICWVTRGHRWGPAGKGDTTGGCRCGINGIKCHPKCNYCH; via the exons TCCAAAAATGTTCCTGACTCCCGCGGTTCGGCCCCGGCGGGAAGCAACGGTGccggcatcagcagcagctctgCCACGACCACGACGTCCTCTACCGGTGGCGGCTTTCAGTCATTCTTCCGCTGGTTCCGACGGGATGAGTCACGGGTACTTGCACGCAGTGCCAGCGGTTCGGCCGTCACACCGGAACTGCACGATCGAAATGCGCGACGACAGCAGCTCGGTTCCCAGTCGGCTGCTGCCCCTAGCATAGGACGGACCTCCTCCCTGTCGGAAGAAAGTTCGGCACCGGGCGGAAGTGGTACGATCGCGAGTCGACGCACGATCGACAGTACGGGCAGCAAGAACTCCAACGGCACGACCACCGGCGACAGTGTTAGTCAGTCGGCCAGCAATGGTACGCACAGCTCCTCGCCGAGCCCTGGACCGGTGATTGATTGCAACAACCTTTCGAAGAGTTCGAGCTGTGACAGCATACTCAGCACAGCCACCAACGGGTTCGCCTTTGTGCCGCCGAACTGTTACGAGGCGGTGATCGCTAAGGGTAACCCGGACATTCGGCGCACGATACAGCCGGGACCGTACACGGATAGCTATAAGAGACGCTGCTCGGAGCGGGATCGTGCACGGGAGCTTGATCGTAAGTACGAGCTGACGTTGCGCAAGAAGTATCGATTGTTTGCAAGTCTCCGGGAGAGTCCGGTGAGAGATCAGCGGGACGCAACACTCACCCGGGACAATCAGCGCACGGTGTATGCGGATCTTAGTTTGCCAGCCGCGAGTGGAACGAAGACAAGCGCATCTAGCGCCGTCGAGAGCGGGGCTGATCGGCAGGAGTCAGGTGCAGCCGATCGACGACATCGACGAACGGTTAGTGATAGCTCCAAGGATCGTCGTGCCGGTGCGTACGTGCACGTCAAGGGTAAGAGACgagctccaccaccaccacccctgTCCCTGGATCGATCCGATACGGGATCCTCATCGACGAGCACCCTTACACGCTCGTGCACACCCAACTATCGAACACTATCCCCCGGATCGACACTATCGTCCCGCAAGAAACGACCTGCACCAGCGCCTCCGGTATCACCAACGACTCCAACACTCAACGAAGCATCGTCCAGCACAAGCCTGCTGGAGGACCGAGAGATCAAAGCCATCATCGAGGGAAGGCCATTGTCACTGTTAACTAAAGAGGCAGCTGCCGACCCAGAACCGACGCTCATCATGCCGCTACCGCTCATAAGACCGCTCTCCCCACTGCCCAACATCGCGGAAGAACGTGCCCCTCCCGGTGGGCTGACGGAAGAGCAGAAGCAACAGCTTATCGATAACATCCGCAAGGTGCAGTCGCAAGTCGCAGCAGCTGCACCGAAAGCTCCAGACACACCGCCGACACCGACGAACGCGGACGATCCTTGCGATGTGATGAAGATGGAGGAGCAGTTTAACCGAGCGAACGGAACACGCTCCCCAATCCACGACTATCTTTACGCGGAAGCGATGGCAAGTGCGAAATCGAGCGGTGGACAACCGGCACAACAACAGCTCCAACCACCAACATCGCCAATCTCCCCGAGACCCTGGTACAAACGGCCAATATCCGGCATCCGGCAGCAGGAAAGTTCGCTCCCGTTCAAGCGAGACATTATTCTGAAAACGATCGACAAACGGAAAGCTGGCAATGGGAAGCACGGCAAGGATGGCGGTGATGATCTTCCCGAGGTGGGATATTGTAGAAACTCGATGTTGCATCAGGAGCAGGGTTCCGGTACGCACTCCAACAGTACCGGTAGCCCCTCGTCTTCGCTTTCCAGTGGCGTTGGGAAGTTTAATCTGTTTGCCAAGATTACGGAAAAGTCGGACGATACGAAGAGGCGGGAGCGCGATGCGGAGAAGCGACATTCGGCCATCGGAATACCTAGCATCAGTGAGCTTGATCGAGAGGCAGCCGAAATCGTTCACAACGAGTACCGGTGCAATGGTGCGGATAAAACGCAGTCCTCGGAAGGACAACAAACGGGCGATAAGCAGAAATCCACCAAGGAACTGATATCAAAGTTCGAAGCGACAAGCGTTCCGGTGGCAGGAAAGGTCACGGTGAGCAGTTCGTTCGTTGCGAGGCGGGACTATTTCGGGCTGGACACTACACCTACTGTGCCTCCCGTGTCGGCAACAAACACGTCCACCAACCAATCGGTTGCAGGTGTTACTGCTTCGACTAGTGAGAAACCCATCCCATCGCAACCTACAACGAATGGTCCCGAAAGTCAGACACAATGCTCATCCTCAAATGGGCTGGCGAAAACGGGCAGCGATAAGAATTTGCTTGGCTTGTGGACGTGCCCTTACTGCACGCTGGAAAACCCTAACTGGCGCATCATTTGCGAGGCGTGCGAGCGTATCAAACCGTACGACAGTAAGCTCAGCATTCTCGAGGAACCTCCGCTGAGACCGAACCATCCGTTGAAGCGCCCCATTCCCGATGCCAAAAAGCTGCTACAACCAGCTCAAACGCCACCGCCCGCGGTTCAAAATGGCGACGATGTGGATAGGAAAACGGAGCGAGTTTTGAAGTACTTTATGCCAAAGCCACTAGCAGCACCGGCCACCAATGGGACGCTGCTGGTAGGAGGCAACGGTGACGATCGGGCATCGCTGGTGCAGCGAAAACCGAGCTACGGACAATCGAAACCACTCGCGTCGCCCAAGATGGGTGTCAAGAGTCTGATGAATCGTACCACGCATCAAGATGGCCACCAAGGCGCACTGTACCGTAACTTTAATGCCATTCCCGAGAGTTACCACAACGGtgccggtgatggtggtagtagcaataAGTTTGACGATCAGAAGCTGAAAGAAAGCAACTGCGTTAGCAATGGACCGATGACCACTGCTCCGCTAGCTTCACCAGAACCTACGACGGAAAAGGAAGACACAGTGTATGGGGTGTTGGGTAAGCCCTACGCTCCGAAGGATCGAGTTAATATTGAAGAGATACGTAACGCACGCATTGCACGATTCGGGGCAATTGTTGAGCAGGAACTGGCCGAACCGGCCCCCGTGGTAAAGGAAACCATTTCGACCAAAACCAAAGAGCAGCAAGATCAGGAAGCGCtcgagaaggaaaaggaacgGTTGCGCGAGATGATCCGAGCGATGAACGCCAAAGCCCTGGCAGAGAAGTATCCCGTGGTGCAGAAGCCACCGCCGAGTAATGGCGGGAACAGTAGCAGCCTGAAGCGAGATTCACCGTTGGTGCAACGGAAAAATGGACTTACATCTGGCATTCCCATCAGCACCAAGAGCCTGAGCCCTGTTCCGCCGAGGAAAATGGGAAGTCCTCTACTGGCACGTAAATCTCCAGCACCTTTCATACCTCCGGAGGACAGCGTGCGGAGGGAATCGACTCCAGTGGACATAGGTCCGGTCGCATCGCCCAACACGGGAGCTATCAGGAAGACATCGTTCCCGAGACGTGATGTTGGTGATGCAAAGCTCCCATCCGCCAGTGAGAGCAAGATCATCAATCAGGACAGTCTGCGAGGAACGATTCCGGAGACGGTTCTGGAGATTAACCATCAGCCTCCGACCACCGGATCTACGCTTGTGCTCACGAACGACGTACAGGGAATGCATTACGAACCGATGGATGAGCAACAGTTTGTGCGGGCTGCTGGCAGTGGACAGCGCCCAAACCCCGATACGAGTTCAATTCCGCGTCCTTCCGGGGTTCCACTATCGCCCAGACTGCAGGATCGCCATCGAAAGACGCTGctggaaaagcagcagcagcacgacgaGAAGCTGAAGCAACTTTCCGTCCAGCTCCGATCGCAGCAGGGTGTCGATCGATTCCGGAACACGCTGCTGTACGCACCGAACAACATTAGCCGCACCGGTACGCTGGCGCTAAACAAACTGCTGCGCAATCTGGAGCAAGCCATAGGCGAGGGAGCGCACGATCGGGCAGCAGAGTTGGCGATGGATCTTGCCAAGATGAAGGTGTCGCTGTCGGTTACGAGACAGAGTCCTACACGGCCCAGCTCTACCACTTCCGGAAGTTTGACTGACATAAG TCTTAATGTTTACATCGACGATAAGGTATCACACAAGGGACCAATCCGTATGACGTTGGCAGGATTCGCGACACTTGCCCAGCTAAAGGCTAAGCTTTGCACCGAGTACCAGATACCGGTGGCCGTGCAACGCTGGCGTTGTGATGATCAACCGCTGGAAGATGACGCTCGGACACTGTACGATTACGGCATACAGACGAGCGATCGTACGCTGTCCGTGTTCATTGTGCAGCCACCTGTGCCGGCTAGGGAACACAAGCCACCACTGCTGAAGCAACAAAACTTCAGCAGTGCCGAGATAAAGCTTCTGGCCGTTTCCTCCGAATCGGATGGTGAGCATTCAGACACGCAGAACGATGATACCGTTCTTG GAGCAACAGCCCtaccaacaccatcaccaagAGGATCGATTACAAAGCCAAACAGTGAAGCTACTGTGAAGGAAACACCCACCAACAGTGAGACTGCTGGATGGGCCTGTCCAGTCTGCACACTGATTAACCCACTCGATCGACCCGGATGTGCGGCCTGTTCCGAGGCACGACCCACGCGCTACAAATCTCACTCGCCAGTCGAGCAGATTACGGTCACACCGGAAGATTTAACACGCTACCTGGACCAGCAACCACCGCTAGCACCGGGCCGTAAGACGAAAGAACCGACGGTACACGTGCAGCTAAGAAACCCACCGCTCGAAACACGCAACGATCTGAACCGGATCTCGTCCAATCGGAAGTCCTCGGATATATTTAACATTCTGCACGAAGAACACAAAACGATCGCTGCCGGCAAACATCCGGCAACAATGCTAACACCACCCCAACAACCTACACCTGCCCCCGTTCCAAAGCCACGCACCAGTGATCTGCTACGACCGGATCACATCCAGGTGCCGGAGCAGAACCGTATCGTGATGACAGCGCTGGCCACGCACCGGAGTCCCAACATTACCCGCAGCCAGTACCGGGGTGTGGACAACTTTAATCCCAACTCGAGCGGTATGGTGAAACCGGAACGGCCCATCATAACGACGGCCAGTCCCATCGTGCGGGCGGTGCTGCTGAAAAGCTCGTCCGGCGACAAAGCACCCGCAGTGCGGTTCGGTCGCAACGGGCTTGCGCTGCCGGACGATGGCACGGAAGTGACGCCCAATCACTACACGGAGCTAGTCAATCTCGACAATGCGGATCTGATTGCGAACATTGAGCCGTTCGAGTGTCCGATCTGTTTCGGTGCGTTCCAACCGTACGAGGGTATCGTGCTGCGCGATTGTCTGCATTCGTTCTGCAAACAGTGTCTGATCAGCACGATCCAGTACAGCGAGGACGCCGCAATACGTTGCCCGTACAGTGACGCCGTGTACAGCTGTGAAAGTGTTATACAG CAACGCGAAATAAAGGCTCTTGTCAGCAAGGAACTGTACGAGGCACATCTGGCGAAATCGATCCAGCAGGCCGAGAGCACCATCGACAACACGTTCCACTGCCGGACGCCGAACTGTCGCGGTTGGTGCATCTACGAGGATAATGTGAACCAGTTCAAGTGTCCCGTCTGCAGGATCGTTAACTGTCTGACGTGTCGG gttATACATGATGGGCTCGATTGTAAGCAGTACCAGGACCGCATGAACAGTGACTGTGATACTAACTTAGAAGCGCGACGCACCAAAGCAATGCTGCAGGAGATGATCGAGAAAGGGGAAGCACTTAACTGCCCAACCTGTCAG GTGATAGTTATGAAGAAATGGGGCTGCGATTGGCTCAAGTGCTCCATGTGCAAGACGGAAATCTGCTGGGTAACGCGTGGCCATCGGTGGGGACCGGCCGGCAAAGGTGATACGACCGGTGGCTGTCGGTGCGGCATCAACGGAATCAAGTGCCATCCAAAGTGCAACTACTGCCATTGA